A stretch of Mycobacterium sp. ITM-2016-00316 DNA encodes these proteins:
- a CDS encoding septum formation family protein, which produces MLDAPDSQEPFLQEAQASQKPVPRWRTALSLSSPLSPTRRALLLTALGGLMIAGVITVLPDSAAGGRLAGLNSGTGALGVRTNSTFDNAKGGDCLNWPERTPDAAQIVDCTTEHRFEVAESIDMRTFPGTEYGPDAAPPSPARIQQISQEQCQSAVQRYLGDRYDPNGRFSVSLLWSGEKTWRQAGERRMLCGLQLPGANNQQQAFQGKVADIDQSKVWPAGTCLGIDPATNQPTDIPVDCAGPHSLEVTGAVNLAEKFPEGLPPEADQDTFVKDNCSRVTDAYLAPLELRITTLTLVYSTIALPSWSAGSHQVSCSIGATLGNGGWSTLLNSAKGPLMINGRPPVPPPDIPDERLNIPAIPLPPIDTSSQITYDESYGSGSGSGSGSSSSSQQTDSNEHLPGQTSQTTEQAPATETPTGGNTFLNGPPLPPPPPAAGPPMEGLPPGAPPPAPGAPPPAPPPGPAPVEPVPPPLP; this is translated from the coding sequence ATGTTGGACGCACCCGATAGCCAGGAACCGTTTCTGCAGGAGGCCCAGGCCTCGCAGAAGCCGGTGCCCCGATGGCGCACGGCGCTGTCCCTGAGCAGCCCGCTCAGCCCGACCCGCCGGGCCCTGCTCCTCACGGCACTGGGCGGACTGATGATCGCCGGCGTCATCACGGTGCTGCCCGATTCCGCCGCCGGCGGCCGGCTGGCCGGGCTGAACTCCGGTACCGGCGCACTGGGAGTGCGCACGAACAGCACCTTCGACAATGCCAAGGGCGGCGACTGCCTGAACTGGCCGGAACGCACACCCGATGCCGCACAGATCGTGGACTGCACCACCGAGCACCGTTTCGAGGTCGCCGAATCCATCGACATGCGGACTTTCCCGGGCACCGAGTACGGCCCGGACGCCGCACCCCCGTCACCGGCCCGCATCCAGCAGATCAGCCAGGAGCAGTGCCAGAGCGCGGTGCAGCGTTACCTCGGTGACCGGTACGACCCCAACGGGCGCTTCAGCGTCAGCCTGCTCTGGTCGGGCGAGAAGACCTGGCGCCAGGCCGGTGAACGACGGATGCTGTGCGGTCTGCAGTTGCCCGGCGCCAACAACCAGCAGCAGGCGTTCCAGGGCAAGGTCGCCGATATCGATCAGTCCAAGGTCTGGCCGGCGGGTACCTGCCTGGGCATCGACCCTGCCACCAACCAGCCCACCGACATCCCGGTGGACTGCGCGGGGCCGCACTCGCTGGAGGTGACCGGCGCGGTCAACCTCGCCGAGAAGTTCCCCGAAGGTCTGCCGCCGGAGGCCGACCAGGACACTTTCGTCAAGGACAACTGTTCGCGGGTCACCGACGCCTATCTCGCGCCGCTGGAACTTCGCATCACCACGTTGACGCTGGTGTACAGCACCATCGCGTTGCCGAGCTGGTCCGCGGGCAGCCATCAGGTGTCCTGCAGCATCGGCGCCACCCTCGGCAACGGCGGCTGGTCGACACTGCTCAACAGCGCCAAGGGCCCGCTGATGATCAACGGCCGTCCCCCGGTCCCGCCGCCGGACATCCCGGACGAGCGCCTGAACATCCCGGCCATCCCGTTGCCGCCGATCGACACCTCGTCGCAGATCACCTATGACGAGTCCTACGGCAGCGGAAGCGGAAGCGGTAGCGGAAGCAGTAGCAGCAGCCAGCAGACCGATTCCAACGAGCACCTGCCCGGACAAACCAGCCAGACCACCGAGCAGGCACCGGCGACCGAGACCCCGACCGGGGGCAATACCTTCCTCAACGGTCCGCCGCTCCCGCCGCCGCCGCCCGCAGCCGGTCCCCCGATGGAAGGCCTGCCGCCGGGCGCCCCGCCGCCCGCGCCCGGGGCCCCACCGCCCGCTCCGCCGCCCGGGCCCGCACCGGTCGAGCCCGTTCCGCCGCCGCTCCCGTAA
- a CDS encoding metallopeptidase family protein: MPVSMSPQRFEELVSDALDLIPSELAAAANNVVFLVEASHPDEPDLLGLYEGIALTERDSTYAGALPDAITIYRDALLDMCETEDEVVDEVAITVVHELAHHFGIDDERLHELGWA; encoded by the coding sequence GTGCCGGTCTCGATGAGCCCGCAGCGGTTCGAGGAACTGGTCTCCGATGCGCTCGATCTGATCCCGTCCGAACTCGCCGCGGCGGCCAACAACGTGGTCTTCCTGGTCGAGGCGAGCCATCCCGACGAGCCCGACCTGCTCGGGCTCTACGAGGGCATCGCGCTGACCGAGCGCGACTCGACCTATGCCGGTGCGCTGCCCGATGCCATCACCATCTACCGGGACGCGCTGCTGGACATGTGTGAGACCGAGGACGAGGTGGTCGACGAGGTGGCCATCACGGTGGTGCATGAGCTCGCCCACCACTTCGGCATCGATGACGAGCGCCTGCACGAACTGGGCTGGGCGTAA